In Lotus japonicus ecotype B-129 chromosome 5, LjGifu_v1.2, one genomic interval encodes:
- the LOC130717634 gene encoding sulfite exporter TauE/SafE family protein 3-like: MVSFSFLLVPFFFYAIMSTKIEASGINGAQPFSYHDKVMEFLWSHPSYQHVWPEIEFGWQIIVGTLIGIIGAAFGSVGGVGGGGIFVPMLILIIGFDPKSAAALSKCMIMGAAFSTVFFNLKLKHPTLDIPIIDYDLVLLIQPMLMLGISIGVVLSVMFANWMVTVLLIILCLGTSIKAFFKGVETWKKETIIKEETVMLLESTAPCSGDEQYNLLPGSPDGGPQKKGRKHEVSILGNIYWKQFGLLSFVWLAYLLLQIAKTYTATCSTTYWMIILLQIPVSVGVFLYKAIGLYQGWSVISAKGDQAIQWKLHYLILTSACALLAGIIGGLLGIGGGFVMGPLFLELGIAPQVASATATFGMTFSASISVVQYYLLNRFPVPYALYLTLVAAIAAYRGQFIIDKLVNMFQRASLIIFTLAFTIFVSAIVLGGEGISDMIGQIQRSEYMGFEDLCKYDA, encoded by the exons ATGGTTTCTTTCAGTTTTCTGCTTGTTCCTTTCTTCTTTTACGCCATAATGAGCACTAAAATTGAAGCATCCGGGATAAATGGAGCACAACCTTTTTCTTACCATGACAAAGTGATGGAGTTCTTATGGAGTCATCCAAGTTATCAACATGTTTGGCCA GAAATAGAATTTGGCTGGCAAATCATTGTTGGCACCTTGATTGGAATCATTGGAGCAGCATTTGGAAGCGTTGggggagttggtggtggtggaatcTTTGTGCCAATGCTGATTTTGATCATTGGGTTTGATCCAAAATCAGCAGCTGCACTTTCAAAGT GTATGATTATGGGTGCAGCATTCTCAACTGTATTCTTCAACTTGAAGTTAAAGCATCCCACACTTGATATACCGATTATCGACTATGATTTGGTGCTGCTTATTCAACCCATGCTCATGCTTGGCATTAGCATAGGAGTTGTTTTAAGTGTAATGTTTGCAAATTGGATGGTCACTGTTCTCCTGATCATCCTCTGTCTGG GGACATCAATCAAGGCATTCTTCAAGGGTGTTGAGACATGGAAAAAGGAAACCATTATAAAAGAG gaGACTGTCATGCTTTTGGAGTCTACAG CACCTTGCAGTGGGGATGAGCAATACAACCTTCTTCCTGGTAGTCCAGATGGTGGGCCTCAAAAGAAGGGTAGAAAGCATGAG GTGTCCATTCTGGGCAACATTTACTGGAAGCAGTTTGGACTTCTTTCTTTTGTCTGGCTTGCATACCTTCTCTTACAGATTGCTAAA ACTTATACAGCTACATGTTCAACCACATACTGGATGATTATTTTGTTACAG ATACCAGTTTCTGTTGGGGTGTTTCTGTACAAAGCAATAGGCCTATATCAGGGGTGGAGTGTGATTTCTGCCAAAGGAGATCAAGCCATACAATGGAAATTGCACTATCTAATTCTAACAAGTGCTTGTGCTTTGCTTGCTGGAATTATTGGTGGTCTTCTTGGTATAGGTGGTGGATTTGTCATGGGTCCTTTATTTCTCGAACTTGGAATTGCACCTCAG gttgcaagtgccaCAGCCACTTTTGGAATGACATTCTCAGCATCTATATCTGTTGTACAATATTACCTCCTAAATCGATTTCCTGTGCCTTATG CTCTCTACCTTACCCTCGTGGCAGCCATTGCGGCATACAGAGGACAATTTATCATTGATAAGCTCGTAAATATGTTTCAAAGAGCTTCTTTGATCATATTTACCCTGGCCTTCACAATATTTGTTAGTGCAATTGTACTGG GTGGAGAAGGCATATCAGACATGATTGGGCAGATTCAAAGGAGTGAATACATGGGATTTGAGGACCTTTGCAAGTATGATGCTTAG
- the LOC130717635 gene encoding ras-related protein RABA4d-like, giving the protein MSNLYGDFNQKIDYVFKVVLIGDSAVGKTQLLARFSRNQFNVDSKATIGVEFQTKTLVIDSKTVKAQIWDTAGQERYRAVTSAYYRGAVGAMLVYDLTKRQSFDHMAKWLEELRGHADTNIVIMLIGNKCDLATLKAVPTEDAQEFAQRENLFFMETSALESTNVETAFLTILTEIYRLIGKKTLTANDDADPSGSSGLLKGTKIIVPSQDINAAEQKGACC; this is encoded by the exons ATGTCGAATTTGTACGGAGATTTCAACCAGAAGATCGATTACGTTTTCAAAGTGGTGTTGATCGGTGACTCCGCCGTCGGCAAGACCCAGCTTCTCGCTCGGTTTTCGAGGAACCAATTCAACGTCGATTCCAAAGCCACCATCGGCGTCGAGTTTCAGACCAAAACCCTCGTCATCGATAGCAAAACTGTCAAGGCTCAAATATGGGACACCGCTGGCCAAGAAAG GTACAGGGCAGTAACTAGTGCATATTATCGCGGCGCTGTTGGAGCAATGTTAGTTTATGACCTGACTAAGCGTCAATCGTTTGATCACATGGCGAAGTGGTTAGAGGAGCTAAGAGGTCATGCTGACACAAACATTGTTATAATGCTAATTGGCAACAAGTGTGATCTGGCAACACTTAAAGCAGTGCCAACTGAAGATGCCCAGGAGTTTGCGCAAAGAGAGAACCTATTCTTTATGGAGACATCAGCACTTGAGTCCACTAATGTGGAAACTGCCTTTCTGACTATTCTAACTGAAATATACCGACTTATTGGCAAGAAAACTCTAACTGCTAATGATGATGCAGATCCCAGTGGTAGTTCAGGGCTTCTGAAGGGAACCAAAATAATTGTTCCTAGCCAAGACATAAATGCTGCTGAACAGAAGGGTGCATGCTGTTAA
- the LOC130719488 gene encoding protein AGENET DOMAIN (AGD)-CONTAINING P1-like, producing MAPKCEPNKVSNLKRGTKPLTESMNICRLQTLPLSETHHDFKSSDKVDAHHEGSLWESHVTKESPNGSEEQIEFSKEELRPHRAWINDHLQEHFDETMKVVVKAVEAVNCDETVEANESWMQENEELFSVKAPVEVSFDEEGFVDTWYASTIFAAMGPGKFLVKLRDLFHEDSSSPLIEEIDARHIRPPPPKTGVANFRLLDEVDALESDGWWRGVIIKVFNKSKYKVHGRSNTEELVCHPSELRLHHDWVDGRWVNDLRVSTAKKLKVDALLLKLQEEERQGGEQSATAPAAQDVSNEEEEGSDESKEESAEGSGEASSSED from the exons ATGGCACCCAAATGCGAACCCAACAAGGTCTCTAACCTGAAGCGAGGCACCAAGCCCCTGACAGAATCCATGAACATTTGCCGGCTCCAGACACTCCCCCTGTCGGAGACCCACCATGACTTCAAGTCCAGCGACAAGGTGGACGCCCACCACGAAGGCAGCTTGTGGGAGAGCCACGTAACCAAAGAATCACCAAATGGATCCGAGGAGCAGATTGAGTTTTCCAAAGAGGAGCTCAGGCCCCACCGCGCATGGATCAATGACCATTTGCAGGAGCAT TTTGATGAAACCATGAAGGTTgttgtgaaggctgttgaagctGTGAATTGTGATGAAACTGTGGAGGCTAATGAATCTTGGATGCAAGAGAATGAGGAGTTGTTTAGCGTGAAGGCACCGGTTGAGGTTAGCTTCGACGAAGAAGGTTTCGTAGATACTTGGTATGCTTCCACCATTTTTGCGGCTATGGGGCCGGGGAAGTTCCTTGTTAAGTTGCGGGACCTGTTCCATGAAGACAGTAGCAGTCCTCTAATAGAGGAGATTGATGCCCGGCACATTAGGCCTCCTCCACCCAAAACTGGTGTTGCTAACTTTAGACTTCTTGATGAAGTTGATGCTTTGGAGAGTGATGGCTGGTGGCGTGGTGTGATTATTAAGGTTTTTAACAAATCCAAGTATAAAGTTCACGGGAGGAGCAACACTGAAGAATTGGTGTGTCACCCGTCCGAGTTGAGGCTGCATCACGACTGGGTTGATGGCCGATGGGTCAATGATCTAAG ggtgagcactgccaaGAAGCTCAAGGTTGATGCTTTGCTACTCAAGCTGCAGGAAGAAGAACGCCAAGGTGGTGAGCAAAGTGCTACTGCTCCAGCTGCTCAGGATGTGagcaatgaagaggaggaaggatctgatgAGAGTAAAGAGGAGAGTGCAGAAGGATCAGGAGAGGCGTctagttctgaagactag